A genomic segment from Aegilops tauschii subsp. strangulata cultivar AL8/78 chromosome 1, Aet v6.0, whole genome shotgun sequence encodes:
- the LOC109770050 gene encoding protein argonaute 1B isoform X3, with product MVRKNKNRHSSGGRGGRIGSGPSSTVSCSIPELQKFVPGESLKRPGFVSAGESYIVKANHFKLTYNETLCRYHVLIDPKPTSAGDVMIQLAKLYGQSRLGGRLPAYDGKKSLYTSRPFPFTCEAFKVTLPDQENILCGLPRGKRHFRVQITLDKVLFGRIDSEEFYQAFNTILRELFLGRYCLVGRSFYKSQPGEGLKNCCGFYQRIQNTQMGISLNIDISCKPFINPLPVINLVALLLNRDISDDPFDFCERLKVSKDLCDVEVNFTLEKNADKKYRITGLTSQGSSQLPCPCDDSGTGKTVVEYFKETYRRTIRSRVPCLKVRDQEKPTTYLPMEVCEISDAKQISYLLSVACQHPMDHEKTILQTVNPYNEDPHAKEFGITFENKLTIVKGRVLPPPVLKFNDQGKVKEFLPKVGKWNMRLKQMVKGGEVNTWACINFASDITHAAAVAFCDELAVMCVISGMNFKGDPVLPLVNAKPNHVRPFLKKHYQRFMEILRPLHKELDLLIVILPDKNGTLYGDIKRICETDLGLVSQCCLAKHVLKMKPQYLTNIALKINMKVGGRNTVLLDAVVGNLPRVSNTPTIIFGADVSHPHHGEGRSSPSIAAVVASQDWPEVTNYAGLVRPQARHEEIIQGLFNENDCGSGCISGGMIKEHLISFMRSTGHIPRRIIFYRDVVSKGRLNMVLEHELSAIKKACASLDPIYNPQVTIIMVQKQHHTRLFAGNYGVGSTIFQSGNVLPAMLALRESAGLFVIMFSGTRTTLRPTLCKFSLTIYAIRTRGAPLLFQLCLLFTMPIFWHRGLGSILGTRESYLISRTM from the exons ATGGTGAGAAAGAATAAAAACCGTCACTCAAGTGGTGGTCGCGGAGGCAGGATAGGTTCTGGGCCATCAAGTACAGTCTCATGCTCGATTCCTGAACTCCAAAAATTTGTTCCCGGCgaaagcttaaagcgccctggatTCGTTTCTGCTGGTGAAAGCTATATTGTGAAGGCAAACCATTTTAAACTAACTTATAATGAAACTCTTTGCCGATATCAT GTATTAATAGATCCTAAGCCTACTTCAGCTGGTGATGTCATGATACAACTTGCAAAGCTGTATGGGCAATCACGTTTGGGTGGTCGTCTTCCTGCATATGATGGAAAGAAAAGCTTATATACATCTCGTCCATTTCCATTTACTTGTGAGGCTTTTAAAGTAACACTACCTGACCAGGAAAATATTCTTTGTGGCCTCCCAAG GGGTAAGAGACATTTTAGGGTCCAGATAACATTGGATAAAGTTTTGTTCGGACGAATTGATAGTGAAGAATTCTATCAAGCATTTAATACTATTCTACGTGAATTGTTCCTTGGAAG GTATTGCCTAGTTGGCCGGTCATTTTATAAATCTCAACCTGGCGAGGGCTTGAAAAACTGCTGTGGTTTTTATCAGAGAATACAAAACACACAGATGGGAATTTCATTAAATATCG ATATATCCTGTAAACCATTCATCAATCCTCTACCTGTGATCAATTTAGTTGCACTGCTTCTGAACAGGGACATATCAGATGACCCCTTTGACTTTTGTGAACGGTTGAAG GTAAGTAAAGATCTGTGTGATGTAGAAGTTAATTTCACACTTGAAAAAAATGCAGACAAGAAATATCGTATAACTGGCCTTACGTCACAAGGGTCAAGCCAGCTACC TTGCCCATGTGATGATAGTGGTACTGGGAAGACAGTAGTAGAGTACTTCAAGGAAACATATCGACGTACTATTCGGTCTCGTGTACCATGTTTGAAAGTTCGTGATCAAGAGAAGCCAACAACTTACCTACCAATGGAG GTCTGTGAGATTTCTGACGCAAAACAGATATCATATCTTCTTAGTGTCGCTTGCCAGCACCCTATGGACCATGAGAAGACCATTTTACAG ACAGTGAACCCATACAATGAGGACCCGCATGCAAAGGAATTTGGCATAACTTTTGAGAACAAACTCACAATAGTCAAGGGTCGTGTGCTACCTCCTCCTGTG CTCAAATTTAATGACCAAGGCAAAGTGAAGGAATTCTTGCCAAAAGTTGGCAAGTGGAATATGCGGCTTAAG CAAATGGTCAAGGGAGGAGAAGTTAACACCTGGGCATGCATTAACTTCGCTTCAGATATCACGCATGCTGCTGCTGTGGCTTTCTGTGATGAGTTGGCTGTGATGTGCGTAATCTCTGGAATG AACTTTAAGGGTGACCCTGTGCTCCCTCTAGTGAATGCTAAACCTAATCATGTACGACCGTTTCTCAAGAAACATTACCAACGTTTCATGGAAATACTCAGACCACTGCACAAAGAACTTGACCTGCTGATTGTAATACTGCCCGACAAGAATGGCACTCTTTATG GTGATATCAAAAGAATATGTGAGACAGATCTTGGGCTAGTCTCTCAATGTTGTCTTGCAAAGCATGTTTTAAAGATGAAACCACAATATCTTACAAATATTGCCCTTAAAATCAACATGAAG GTGGGGGGAAGAAATACTGTACTTCTTGATGCTGTGGTAGGGAATCTCCCACGTGTTAGTAACACACCAACTATTATATTTGGTGCCGATGTTAGTCATCCTCATCATGGAGAAGGACGCTCTAGTCCTTCTATTGCAGCT GTTGTAGCTTCTCAAGACTGGCCCGAGGTTACCAACTATGCTGGATTAGTCCGGCCGCAAGCCCGTCATGAAGAGATTATACAAGGTCTATTTAACGAAAATGATTGTGGAAGTGGATGTATATCTGGTGGAATGATCAA AGAACACCTCATTTCTTTCATGAGGTCGACTGGACATATACCCCGGAGGATCATATTTTACAG GGATGTTGTCAGCAAAGGACGGCTCAATATGGTTCTTGAGCATGAACTTTCTGCCATTAAAAAG GCATGTGCGTCGCTGGATCCTATTTATAATCCACAAGTTACCATTATTATGGTTCAGAAACAGCACCACACACGTTTGTTCGCTGGTAACTATGGTGTTGGGAGCACAATTTTTCAAAGTGGAAATGTATTGCCAG CCATGCTGGCACTAAG GGAGTCAGCCGGCCTGTTCGTTATCATGTTCTCTGGGACGAGAACAACTTTACGGCCAACGCTTTGCAAATTCTCACTAACCATCTATGCTATAC GGACGCGAGGTGCACCTCTTCTGTTTCAATTG TGCCTCCTGTTCACTATGCCCATCTTTTGGCATCGCGGGCTCGGCTCTATATTGGGTACAAGGGAAAGCTACCTGATATCAAGGACAATGTGA